ACGATCGTCCAGCCGGGGCCGGTGACCGCGTCCACGGCGGCCTGGACGGAGTCACCGGGGCGGACGTGGAGGACGCGGCGAGTGCCGGCGTGGGCCGGAGTGGACACCGCGACGACGAGTCCCGCAGCGGCGGCCATGAAGATCCGTCTCCGCATCTCAGCACGCCTCCTTCCACGGCTGCCAGTCGCCGAGGTAGGTCTCCCGGGTCGCGGACTCGGCCTGCTCGCGGGTGAGTTGGGGCCGGTTCTCCGGGACGGTGATCCTGGCGCCGGGACCGGTGTCGCGGTACTCGGCGAAGCGCTGGTTCTGCCAGGGGAAGGCGTCCGACATGTTGGTGTAGGGGGCGGCCGCGTCGATTCCGGGGCCCAGCCAGGTGTCCCGCACCACGAGCGAGGGCCGCGCGGTGGTGTCGGAGCTCGGGACCCACGGGCGGGCCAGCTTGTAGAAGGCATCGGGTGCCTCGCTGCTGACGCGGCTCCTGGTGACGAGGTAGCCGCGCGGGTTGGCGCCCGCCGTGGAGGGCGCGAAGACGAAGCCGTACGGGGCCGCCGCCAGGTCGGTCCGGTCCAGGGTCCGGAAGTGGCAGTTCTCGTAGACGGCCGTGGCCCGCCCGAAGACGAAGTCGACGTCTCCCTCGGCGTAGCAGTGCGAGAAGTACTGGCGGGCGAAGGAGGTGAGGGCGATCGAGTCGGCGTAGAGGGTGTCCTGGTGGCCGAGGAAGCGGCAGTGGTGGAAGGCGGAGCGGTCGCCCTGGACCTTGACGGCGACGGCCTGCGTGCCGGTGATGTCGGGGTGGTCGGCGCGCAGCCAGTCGTTGGCGAAGGTGATCCAGCGGGCGGTGAAGCCGTCGGCCTGCACGGTCGTGGTGGCCGACCCGGTGGTGCCGTAGGTGCCGCCGCCGGGCTTGGGGGTGCCGGCCGCGTTGTCGTACACGATCACGACGTCCCGGGGGTCCTCGGAGGCGCCGATCCAGGTCGCCTCGGTGCGGGTGACGTCGACGGCGACGGTCTCCCTGTAGGTGCCGGGGGCGAGGACCAGGGTCCAGCCGCTGCCGGTGGCCGCGGTGACGGCGTCCTTCACGGTGGTGTGGTCGCCACGGCCCCGCGGGTCGACGTACAGGGTCTGCGGGGTGAGCCGGGCGGCGGGTGATCCGAAGCGGCCGAAGGGGCGCCGGGCGCCGGTGGCGTGCGCAGGGGCCGATGAGAGGGCGAGCGCGGCTGCCGCTCCGGTGCTCGCGAGCAGGAAACCCCTTCTGGACAGGGGGAGTCGGTCGTGGTGCGAGGACATGCGGGTGCTCCTTGGGCGTGCGGCTCAGACGGGGGTTGCCTCGCGGGGGGGGTGAGGTGGGTGGCCGGGGCGGCCGCTGGATTCCGCCCCGGCCGGTCAGGGGGTGGTGTCAGCAGACGCGCCCGGCGCCCGCGCCGCGGTCGACGATCCCGGGCACCTTCTTGGCCGGGTCGACCTTCGTGCGCAGGGTGGGCGTCCAGCCCGCGCCGGACTCCAGGGTCTCGGCGGGGATCTCGGCGTTGTGGACGGCGATCAGGTCGGTGAGCTTGC
This portion of the Streptomyces canus genome encodes:
- a CDS encoding pectinesterase family protein, which encodes MSSHHDRLPLSRRGFLLASTGAAAALALSSAPAHATGARRPFGRFGSPAARLTPQTLYVDPRGRGDHTTVKDAVTAATGSGWTLVLAPGTYRETVAVDVTRTEATWIGASEDPRDVVIVYDNAAGTPKPGGGTYGTTGSATTTVQADGFTARWITFANDWLRADHPDITGTQAVAVKVQGDRSAFHHCRFLGHQDTLYADSIALTSFARQYFSHCYAEGDVDFVFGRATAVYENCHFRTLDRTDLAAAPYGFVFAPSTAGANPRGYLVTRSRVSSEAPDAFYKLARPWVPSSDTTARPSLVVRDTWLGPGIDAAAPYTNMSDAFPWQNQRFAEYRDTGPGARITVPENRPQLTREQAESATRETYLGDWQPWKEAC